One genomic window of Biomphalaria glabrata chromosome 9, xgBioGlab47.1, whole genome shotgun sequence includes the following:
- the LOC129928202 gene encoding zinc finger protein 493-like → MADIEHESSLDLGNVIKHEKKESLNEICLITQSCELQDMKLSHVKIEKTEGDVTSSMQPFENYSHDQTCNVTPWYQADDVLKQEIKMSCTSETYEPLSLASRLLAMSKKADRNFYPVPIILPNLKVTEHISVAELSSMSEIKITKQDKEMTSTNVFVKDMNDHMEQSLPNETVSDKTKNSTCTDNHQINKLFTCQISQKRFSSSKILQNHELIHAGEKTNKCQICQKEYFHSSNLKRHQETHTGEKPFKCQICQKEYFHSSNLKQHQQTHTGEKPFKCQICQKEYFHSSNLKRHQETHTGEKPFKCQICEKEYFHSSNLKRHQQTHTGEKPFKCQICQKGFTQSFNFKFHQRIHTGEKTFKCQICEKEYFYFSSLKQHQQTHTGEKTFKCQICQKGFSQSQSLKLHQLTHTGEKPFKCPICQKGFFRSSSLKKHQLTHNGEKPFKCPICQKGFSQSQSLKLHQLTHTGEKPFKCPICQKGFCYSSNLKQHQLTHTGEKTFKCQICQKVFSQSGLLKLHQLTHTAEKLFKCPICQKGFYKPIHLKKHQLTHNGEKPFKCPICQKGFSQSHSLKLHQLSHTGEQPFKCPICQKRFYQSSHFKQHQLTHTGEKPFKCLICQKGFSQSSSLNFHQLTHTGEKPFKCPICQKGFYKPSHLKKHQLTHTGEKPFKCLICQKGFSHSSYLKKHQLTHTGEQPFKCPICQKGFYQSSNLKQHQLTHTGEKPFKCLICQKGFSQSSSLKLHQLTHTGEKPFKCPICQKGFYKPSHLKKHQLTHTGEKPFKCPICQKGFSHSSYLKKHQLTHNGEKPFKCPICQKGFSQSHHLIQHQVVHSGEKPFKCDTCGKGLSNSSSLKKHQQFHSGENPCKCYTCGKELSSSSSLNKHQLIHSGEKLFKCQICQKGFTNSTHLKQHQLIHTGEKRFKCLMCQKGYALLYNLKVHLQSHTGEKPFKCDSCGKVFSFASYLKKHCLVH, encoded by the exons ATGGCTGATATAGAACATGAGTCCAGTCTTGACCTGGGCAATGTAATAAAacatgagaagaaagaaagtcttAATGAAATATGTTTGATAACACAGTCATGTGAACTACAAGACATGAAATTGTCACATGTAAAAATTGAAAAGACTGAAGGAGATGTAACTTCTTCTATGCAGCCATTTGAAAACTACAGCCATGATCAAACTTGTAATGTGACCCCATGGTATCAG GCAGATGATGTTCTAAAGCAGGAGATAAAAATGTCTTGTACTTCTGAAACTTATGAACCATTGTCCTTAGCATCAAGACTACTGGCTATGTCAAAAAAGGCAGACAGAAACTTTTATCCAGTGCCCATCATTTTGCCGAACTTAAAAGTAACTGAACACATATCTGTCGCAGAACTGTCATCAATGAGTGAG ataaAAATCACAAAGCAAGACAAAGAAATGACTTCAACAAATGTATTTGTAAAGGATATGAATGATCATATGGAACAAAGCCTACCCAATGAAACTGTTTCAGATAAGACCAAGAATTCTACGTGCACTGATAATcatcaaataaataaactttttacttGTCAAATTTCTCAAAAAAGGTTTTCTAgctctaaaatattacaaaatcatGAGTTGATTCATGCTggtgaaaaaacaaataaatgtcaaatatgtcagaaagaatattttcattCTTCCAATTTGAAACGACACCAAGagactcatactggtgaaaaaccatttaaatgtcaaatatgtcagaaagaatattttcattcttctaatttgaaacaacaccaacagactcatactggtgaaaaaccatttaaatgtcaaatatgtcagaaagaatattttcattCTTCCAATTTGAAACGACACCAAGagactcatactggtgaaaaaccatttaaatgtcaaatatgtgagaaagaatattttcattCTTCCAATTTGAAACGACACCAACagactcatactggtgaaaaaccatttaaatgtcaaatatgtcagaaaggatttactcagtcttttaattttaaattccaCCAACggattcatactggtgaaaaaacatttaaatgtcaaatatgtgagaaagaatatttttatttttctagtttgaaacaacaccaacagactcatactggtgaaaaaacatttaaatgtcaaatatgtcagaaaggattttctcAGTCTCAAAGTTTGAAACTACACCAATtgactcatactggtgaaaaaccatttaaatgtccaatatgtcagaaaggatttttCCGTTCTAGTAGTTTGAAGAAACACCAACTGACTCATaatggtgaaaaaccatttaaatgtccaatatgtcagaaaggattttctcAGTCTCAAAGTTTGAAACTCCACCAACtgactcatactggtgaaaagccatttaaatgtccaatatgtcagaaaggattttgTTATTCTAGTAATTTGAAACAACACCAACtgactcatactggtgaaaaaacatttaaatgtcaaatatgtcagaaagtaTTTTCTCAGTCTGGTCTTTTGAAACTACACCAACTGACTCATACTGctgaaaaactatttaaatgtccaatatgtcagaaaggattttatAAGCCTATTCATTTGAAAAAACACCAACTTACTCATaatggtgaaaaaccatttaaatgtccaatatgtcagaaaggattttctcAGTCTCATAGTTTGAAACTCCACCAACTGTCTCATACTGGTGAACagccatttaaatgtccaatatgtcagaaaaGATTTTATCAGTCTAGTCATTTCAAACAACACCAACtgactcatactggtgaaaaaccatttaaatgtttaatatgtcagaaaggattttctcAGTCTTCTAGTTTGAATTTCCACCAACtgactcatactggtgaaaagccatttaaatgtccaatatgtcagaaaggattttatAAGCCTAGTCATTTGAAAAAACACCAACtgactcatactggtgaaaaaccatttaaatgtttaatatgtcagaaaggattttctcATTCTAGTTATTTGAAGAAACACCAACTGACTCATACTGGTGAACagccatttaaatgtccaatatgtcagaaaggattttatcAGTCTAGTAATTTGAAACAACACCAACtgactcatactggtgaaaaaccatttaaatgtttaatatgtcagaaaggattttctcAGTCTTCTAGTTTGAAACTCCACCAACtgactcatactggtgaaaagccatttaaatgtccaatatgtcagaaaggattttatAAGCCTAGTCATTTGAAAAAACACCAGCtgactcatactggtgaaaaaccatttaaatgtccaatatgtcagaaaggattttctcATTCTAGTTATTTGAAGAAACACCAACTGACTCATAATggtgaaaagccatttaaatgtccaatatgtcagaaaggattttctcAGTCTCATCATTTGATACAACACCAAGTAGTTCAttctggtgaaaaaccatttaaatgtgacACATGTGGAAAAGGATTATCTAATtcttcatctttaaaaaaacaccaacagTTTCATTCTGGTGAAAATCCATGTAAATGTTACACATGTGGAAAAGAATTATCTAGTTCTTCATCTTTAAATAAACACCAACTGATTCATTCTGgtgaaaaactatttaaatgtcaaatatgtcagaaaggatttacTAACTCTACTCATTTGAAACAACACCAACTGATTCATACTGGCGAAAAACGGTTTAAATGTTTAATGTGTCAGAAAGGATATGCACTTTTATATAATTTGAAAGTCCACCTACAGagtcatactggtgaaaaaccatttaaatgtgacTCATGTGGAAAAGTATTCTCTTTTGCTTCATATTTGAAAAAACACTGCTTGGTTCATTAA